From Abiotrophia defectiva ATCC 49176:
TATGCATAGCAAATACTTTGATGTCATGCTTAATTAAGGCTTCATAGCGAGCCTGTTCAGGACTGGAAAAGTCAAACCGTCTAATTGGACTGAAGAGGACCGGATGGTGAACGATTAGGGTATCTACGCCTTTCTCAATGGCTTCGGCTAGACTGGCATCATCTAAATCCAAGACGGCCATTAGGCGCTTAACAGGAGCCTCAGGCCGACCAAAGTGGTTGCCGACCTGGTCCCAGGACTCGGCCATTTGAGGCGGATAGTGGGCCTCAAGGGCAGACATTAATTGGCGAAAATTTGTCATGTTATCATTACTCCTCTTCTTGACATTGGCTTAAGCTATCCGCAATCCAGCCTAATTTTTCAGCAATCTCGGCTAGTTTAGCTTGATCTGGTTGAGGTGCTGCTTGAATTTGGGCTTGAATGGCCTTGAGATTCGCTTCCTCTCGCGCCCATTTTTGTTTATATAAAGGCCCTCTGATTTGGCTTAAGCTTGGACCAAGATAGGCCTGACGTGGGCTTAAAGCAGAGGCACCAGGTTGATGCTGAGCAACGATGATTTCATAGAGTCGTTGACTGTCTTCCACGATGGTCTCGTGGACAATCTGGTAGTCGTGTTGACTAAGCCAGCTTCTCAGAGTGGCCTCCCCAATATTGGGCTGAAGCACTAACAAGGGGCCATGACTTAACTTATCTTGTCCCTCATCCAATATAGACCGAATGAGACTGCCTCCCATGCCACAAATACTGATAACATTAATAGCATCGTCAGCTTGGATGACGGCTAAGCCGTCCCCCAGCCTTACTTGAATAATTGAATCTAGGCCTTGACTTTGAACCTCGGCTTGGGCAGATTGATAAGGTCCCTTTACGACCTCCCCTGCTACTGCTGCTTGAATTTTTTGATTGAGGGCTAAATGGCATGGCAAATAGGCATGGTCACTGCCAATATCCGCCAAACGGATGTCACTGGCCCCATACTGGCAAATCAAATCTGCCACTGTGGCTAAACGTCGCGATAATTGTTGAGAATTCAAGCTCCCACCTCCTAAAACTACTAGTTCTATTATACCCCATTCTTGTGAAAACGCCTATGAATTTACTAAGACTTTGACGACTTTTCAGCAACTTGTTAATAAATGATAAAAAACGCGCTTGCCAATGGCAAGCGCGTTTCATTTTAAGGCAAATTAGTCATTTAAAAGACGTGAAACTTCCCGACGAGTCAGATAACGACTGCGTTTTGGAATGATGGTATCCACATTGGTGCGAGCCAGAATCACTAAGATAACGAAGGCTAGTGCCCAAGCCTCTAGACCAGCTAGAGCGGCAGTGCCCCAAGTAAAGGGAATTTCTTGTTGCATGAGCCAAAGCATGCCCACCTTGATAGCTAGGAAGCTAGCTACCACTAAGAGACTGGCAGTCCCCATATTCAGGTAAGTTGAGGAATAACGGCGGTTGTTGAGGGTCTTTTGGGTATATTTGGCGAAGAAACCTGCCAAGCCAGCTGCTGTATAGGGCAAAACATCAATCAAGGCAGTTGAGACAATATCGCCAAAATGCCCCGCTACAGCGCCCGTAATTAAGCCAACAACCACACCACTCACAACGGCATTGGCACCCCCATGACGGAGGCCTACCCAAATGAGAGGTAAGACAACAAGAGCAGTATGGAGAGGCAGCTCACCCAGTTTCAGCCAGAGTATAGAAATTGCCAAACTGAGTACAATGGCTAGCAGAACATCTCGCAAACGACGTACTGTATGTTTATTCATTAAGGCGTCCCTCCTTAGTTCTTATTAGGTTGGTATTGCGACGCTTCCATAATGATTGGAAGGACAACCGGACGACGCTTGGTTTCCTTGAAAAAGTACTTGCTGACTTGTTCTCGCAAATCACTCTTCAATTCAGCCCAGTCGAACTCTTCGCTGGCCAAGTGCTTATCCAAGATATCTAAGGTCATGTCCGAAGCAGATTCAATCAAATCGATGCTGGACTTAACATAGACGAAGCCACGGGTTACAATTTGTGGCCCCACTAATACCTTCTTGAGACGGCGGGAAATTGTCGCGACGATGACACAAATCCCATCCTCACTGAGGATACGACGGTCGCGTAAGACGACACTCCCGATATCGCCGACCCCATTCCCATCGACTAAGATGTCCCCTGCTGGCACTTCTTGAGTCATCAGGAATTGGCCCTTACGGTATTCAATCACATCACCAGCACTAGGAATGAAGATTTGATCGTCTTCATAACCCAATTGATTGGCAATATCGGCCAAAGCCGCTTGTTGACGGTATTCACCGTTTACAGGGATGATGATTTTTGGTTGTAAGAAATTAATCATGAGTTTGAGCTCATTAGGGGTCGCGTGACCAGAGGCTTTGAAGCTGTCGGTCAAGACCTTAACTTGAGCGCCTGCTCGGTAGATCATATCTTGGGTCCGCGCCATAGCTGTCTCAATGGCAATCGACGGCGTTGAAGCAAAAAGGACCAAATCTCCTTCTTGCATCTTGACTTGACGGTGACGACCTTGAGCCATGAGTTGCAAGGCTTGAATAGGCTCACCTGACATGCCGGTCTCTAAGATAATAATTTCATGGTCTTTGAACTTGCCAATATTCTTCATTTGGCCGAAGGTACGCTTACTTGGCATAATCAGTTTATCTAACTTGATGGCTGTATCCACGATATCCATGAGCTCCCCACCTGGAACGAAAATGGTCCGTTTAGAGGTGTGGGCAGCATCCATGACTTGTTGGAGACGTGCGATGTTGCTACCAACGCAGGCCACAATAACACGACCATGGGCATTACGGAAAGTCTCTAGAATCTCATCAGCAGCCTGTTGGTCACTCACGTTTTCCACATGGCTTTCAGCTTCCGAAGAATCGGCCAAGAGGGCTAAGACACCACTCTCCCCAATATCTGTCAAGCGTCCAAAGTGAGTCTTGTAAAGAGGCTTAGCACTTGGGTCAATGCGGAAGTCACCGGTATAGACAATGGAACCTTCCTTGGTTTGAATGACAATCCCCACAGAGTCTGGAATAGTGTGAGTTGTCCGGAAGAAGGAAACATTGGCATCTTCAAATTCAATTTCTACTTCTTCATCGATTTTGAAGAAGTTCTCCAAACGGTCAGCCAAGCCCCGTTCCTTAGCTAGAAGGGATGCCAATTCAATGGTCAATTCCGTCCCAAAAACAGGGGCTTCAATCACTTCTAGCAGATAAGGTAAGGCACCCACAGCATCGGCGTGCCCGTGAGTGAGGAAAATCCCCACGACACGGTCCGCATTTTCTTCTAAGTAGGAGAAGTCTGGGATGACGGCGTCAATCCCTAGCAAGCCCTCCTCTGGGAAGACTAAGCCACAGTCCATTACAAAAATAGACTCGTTGACTTCTACCACATACAGGTTTTTCCCTGCTTCGCGGACCCCACCTAGGGGAATAATTTTAATATTGCTCATAATTCACCTCAAAAATTCATTTCATAAAGTCGATAAGTGCTGTCGATAACCGGTCCAGCAATCATCACAACTGATTTAGATGTTCTTCTTATTATATACTGTTTTGCCTGATTTTGCAAAGGACGAATCGAGCCTGTACCCTCCGCCAAAAAGCCTAATTGCCAAAGTTTTTACTTGTTTCAACCACAGCCTTACACATAGCCTGAGCTAGTTTGGCATAAACTCTCATATCTTGACCTACAATCGATTCTGTCACCATCAGATCCGTTGTTTTTAAGGCCATAGCGCTGAAATACTGGCTGAGGATATGAGAAGACTTGAGATGGCCTAAGTGTTTCATAAATAATTCCTGAAAGGCCTGGTCCAATCGTGACCGGAATCCATCTGATCCTAAATTAACGGCTAACAAGCTTTGGAAGAAGGGACGGTCGGGTTCTACGATTTCAGTCACGAAGCCTTCCAGATACCGATAAAAGTCCAACTGATCATCAAATCTTCTGGCAATCAGTCGCTCAATCTTAGCCATTTGCTCGTCAATAATTTCCACTAGTAGCTCTTCCTTGCTTTCGAAATGGCTATAGAATGTTGACCTTGCACAGCCTGCCTCTTGGCAAATTTCTTCAATCGTCAAATGCTCAAATTCATCCACTTGGATCAGTTTTTGCAAAGCTTGTTTCAGTGCCTGTTTGCTTTTGATAATTCGTCTATCCATGGCGGAGCCTCCTAGTCAAACAACTTATTTAATCCAACAAATCAGGTTAATCTGTTGGATAAACAACAAATAGAGCTTTTCTGTTCTGTCTTATTATACACCATTTGGCTATGCTAGTGACAGATAGACCAAAAGGAGTGAAACTTATGAAACACTATACCGGCGACCCGCAATTTGACTTCCAGATTATTCGCTTTACCTCTCGACTTAAGCATCATCCTGAGGTTATGGCAGATTTAAGTGAAGTAGGCCAAGGCATCTCTGATTTTGAATCTTGGTACACTTGGTGGTCTAGCAAAGCTAGCGATTATGAAGCCCAAGGTAAATTGGACATTGCTGCGCGCTACTTTCGGGCAGCAGCCTTCTACTTAGACGCCACCGACCCTCGCAAAAAGTCCACTTTAGATCATTATACGGCCCTTTTTTATCAAACTTACCAGGGTTCCCCTTATAGCTACCATAAAATCCCCTATCCTGGCGGCTACTTGCCAGCTCTGCGGATAGAATGTCCCGGCGCTAGTCGAACCCTCCTCGTTCTTGGGGGCTTTGACGGAATGCTTGAAGAACTGTGTGACTTTGTGGCTCCCCTTCAAAATCAAGGATACCATCTTATCCTGTTCGACGGACCAGGTCAGGGCCAAACTTATCAGCAAGGCCTCACATTTCAGCCTAATTTTGAAGTGCCCGTTAAAGTTGTCCTAGATTATTTTGGCCTTAAGTCCTGCGACGCCATGGGACTGTCCTGGGGCGGATACTTTGTCATGAGAGCTGCGGCTTTTGAACCCCGCATTCAGTCAGTTATTTGTTTAGATATCTTCTATTCGGCTATGGATGCCCTCAAATTAACCTTGGGCCCAGTAGCCTATTCTGGCTTTCGCCTACTCTATCGTTTAGGGGCTAAGACATTGATTAATGCCTTAACTGAATATTTTACAAAATCCAATATACAACTCAAGTGGTCTCTACAGAATGGTTACCAACTGACTGGTGAGAAGACCCCTTATGATTTCTACCGAAATTTAGATCGTCACCAGGTAGCCCCTATCTTAAATCGTATTAGTCAACCTTGTTTATTATTAGCGGGACAAGAAGATCAATACGTCCCTACCTATCGTCTCAAGCAGATCAAAAGAAAATTAATCCATGCTAAGGCTATTGAAAGTCAGCTCTTCACTAGCCAGACAGGCGGGGCCCTTCACTGTCAAATGGATAGGCTAGACCTTGTCTATCCCCTTGTGCTGGACTTCCTACAAAAATACAAACACTAAATCAAAACCGCCCGTGACAACGGGCGGTTTGCTCTGCGGCTGGAAGCCTCTGCTACCGGCCACGGCCTAAAGGCCTACTGAATCGGTTTCCCTCCTGCACCACTTTTCCTCACTAGCTCTCAAAGAGCTTCACTTACTTTCTCCTATACTTTTCTCCTGTGAAAGGATCTGTCGCTTCGAACAAACTCAGTTGTTCTGCTACCTGGTCCTCCCGAACTTGATTTCGAATGTATTCTTCAATCTTCTCCTTGTTTCGGCCTACTGTATCCACGAAATAACCTCGACACCAAAACTTGCGGTTCCCATAACGATACTTTAAATTGGCGTATCGATCAAATATCATCAGACTGCTTTTTCCTTTCAGATACCCCATAAAGCTCGAAACACTCAATTTGGGTGGGATACTGACTAACATATGAATGTGGTCTTTGCAGGCATTTGCTTCATGGATCATGACGCCCTTGCGCTCGCATAATTCACGGATAATTCTGCCAATCGTTGCCTTGCACTTCCCATATATGATTTGACGTCGATACTTGGGGGCAAACACGATATGGTACTTACAATTCCAACTTGTGTGTGCTAAACTATCATTGTCCTTTTTCATAAGGATACCTCCCTGGTTCTTTTTGTGTGGTCGGGAAACCTACACTAAGTTTACCACTTGGGAGGTTATTTTTCTTACCTCGCTATAAGCTCTCCGGAACCACCAGCATTGCTGGTGGTTTTCTCCATACAATAAAAAAGAGGCCTATCGGCCTCTTTTCTTAATGCTATTGACCAAATATGTCCTGATAGAGCATGGCTTGACGTAGAGTTTGGGCGTCGCCACCTAGTTGGTCTATCAACTCATAGGCAAAAGCAATGCAAATTAAACTAGTCTTCCAAACCAGGAATCCGGTGGAAAATCTTATCAATGTTGACTAAATGAACTTCTAACTCGAAGCATGAATCAAGTGTCGCAGCATCCATGGTCGCTTGAATGGTTGGGTCTTCTTGCAAGAGTTGCTTGAAAGGAATGGCCTCAAACCAAGACTTCATGGCCAGCGGTTGTACCAGGTCATAGGCCTGCTCACGGGCAAAGCCGTATTTTTCGATCAAGGTCGACATGGTCCGCTGAGCGAAGATAACACCATGAGTGGCATAGATATTCTTAATCATATTGTCTTCGAAAATGGTTAGATTTTGGATAACCTTAGTGAAGCGCGCTAACATGTAATCTAAGAGACTAGTTGCATCCATCGATAAGATACGTTCCGCACTAGAGTGGGAAATGTCCCGTTCATGCCAGAGTGGAATATTCTCATAGGCTGCCAGCATATAGCCCCGCATCATCCGGGCGCAACCAGCCATGTTCTCACTTGAGATTGGATTGCGCTTATGCGGCATGGCACTAGACCCTTTTTGATTTTTAGAGAAGAACTCTTCTGCTTCTCGCACTTCAGTCCGTTGGAGATGCCGAATCTCTACGCCAATTTTCTCAATTGAACTCGCGATTAAGGCCAAGGTGGCATAATAATCAGCATGTCGGTCCCGTTGGAGGGTCTGAGTAGACACATGGCTAGACTCAATACCCAGGCTTTGGCAGACATAGTCTTGAACTTCTGGTGGCGTGTTGGAGAAAGTCCCCACAGCTCCTGAAATCTTACCGACTTCTACCATCTTACGGGCAGCCTTGAAGCGTTCGATATGACGATTAAATTCATCATAGTAGAGGGCAAATTTGAGCCCAAAGCTAGAGATATCAGCATGTACCCCGTGGGTCCGACCAATACATGGCGTGAATTTATACTTGAGGGCTTTTTCCTTGAGCGCGGCCTGGAAATCTAAGAGGTCTTGATAGAGAATATCATTGGCTTCTTTATAAAGGACACCATAGGCTGTGTCCACAACGTCGGTTGAGGTCAAGCCATAGTGAATCCACTTCTTCTCAGGACCTAAGTAGCTGGAGACATTGCGGGTGAAAGCCACAACATCGTGCTTGGTTTCCTTCTCTAATTCCAGAATGCCCGCTAGGTCGAAGTCGGCCTTTTCAAAGAGGGCTTGGACATCTTCTTCAGGGACTACACCTAAGGTTGACCAAGCTTTAGCGGCATATAGTTCAACTTGGAGGGCAGCCCGCCAACGATTTTCATCACTAAAAATACTACGCATAGGTTCGCGACTGTAACGTTCTAACATCTTATAACTCCTTTACTTGAGCCTGCGCTTATAATGAGCGGTAGCCGATATCCTGACGGTAGAATAAATCAGGGCAATCAATCTTCTTAATCTCATCATAAACCTTCTGTCTAGCGCTGGCAAGTGTAGTCCCCTTGGCGCAGACAATGAGGACACGTCCACCATTAATGGTCAGCTGATTGGCTACCTTGCGGGTCCCCATGTGGAAGACTGGTACACTTAGCTGATCCAAGCCCTTAATGACGCTACCTTTAACACTCGCTTCAGGATAACCTTTGGCGGCTAAAACCACGCCAATAACCGCATCTTGATCCCATTCCAATTGGAAGTCCTGGCCATCAATGACGGCATTAGCCACCTGATAAAGGCTGGACTTAAGTTGGAGAAGGAGGACTTCACATTCTGGATCCCCAAAACGAACATTGAATTCAATGGTTTTGACGCCATCGGCACATTTCATCAGGCCAGCATAGAGGATGCCATAGAAAGGCATGCCTTCTTGAGACATGGCATCGACCATAGGTTGAACGACTTGATCTAAGCCTTGGGCAACATCCTGGTCGCTGATATGAGAAATAGGCAGATAGGCTCCCATGCCCCCAGTATTGAGGCCACGGTCACCGTCTAGGGCCCGTTTATGGTCTTGGGCCACCTTCATAGGCACGACCTTGCGGTCTGACACAAAGCACATAAGGGAAAACTCTTCCCCTTCTAGGAATTCTTCAATAACAACTGAGCCACCTGCGTCCGCAAATTTAGCTTCTTGCATCATGGCTTTGAGCGCTTCTTGCGCTTCTTCTTGAGTCTGGGCGATGATGACGCCCTTGCCTGCGGCTAGGCCATCGGCCTTGAGGACAATAGGGCTTGCCTGTTGGGCAAGATATTGTTTGGCTGCCTCATAATCGCTAAAGCTCTCATGCTTGGCTGTTGGAATTTGGTATTTGGCCATCATCTGCTTGGAGAAGACCTTGCTACCTTCTAACTGAGCCGCCTGAGCAGAAGGACCAAAGGCCCGAATACCAGCTGCTTGAAGGCGATCCACTAGGCCGTCGACTAGATATACTTCTGGTCCTATGAAGACCAAATCAATGGGCTCCGTCTGACAAAAAGCAATGAGCTCAGCTTCGGTCAGAGATAAACAGGTCCCAAACTCCGCCACGGCTGGGTTATCCCCTAGGAGAAAAACTTGATGACCTTCTTGGTGGAACTTGTAAGCTATGGCATGCTCACGCCCACCGGCACCTACTACGAGTACCTTAGCCATCTTAGTGTTTAAAGTGGCGTGTGATCGAGAAGACCATGGCCACACCTTTCTCATTGGCTACATCAATGGAGGCTTGGTCCTTGATAGAACCACCTGGTTGCACCACTGCGCTGATGCCATAGTCAGCTGCAATTTCAAGGCTATCAGGCATTGGGAAGAAGGCATCTGAAGCCAGTACTGCTCCCTTAGCCTTGTCGCCAGCCTGTTCGAGGGCTAGCTTAGCTGCCCCAACCCGGTTCATTTGTCCGGCGCCAATACCTAGTGTCTGGCCATTTTTAGCCACTACAATGGCGTTGGACTTGACATGCTTCACAATCTTAAGACCAAATTCTAAATCAGCTTTTTGGTCCTCACTTGGGGCCAGATGGGTCACTTGACGCCAGTCTTCTGCTAGGGCTTGATTGGCATCTTGAATCAAGAGACCGCCCCGCACACTCTTAATTTGGGCTTGTGCTAAGTTGCCACCTTGTGGGATTTGATAGAGACGCAGATTTTTCTTCTTCTTAAGCAAATCTAAAGCTTCCGCCTCATAGCCTTCAGCTAGGATAATTTCCAAGAAAATGGCATGTAATCGCTCTGCGGTCGCCAAATCTACTACCCCATTGATTGCAACAATCCCACCAAAGATAGAGACAGGATCCGCCTCATAAGCCTTATCGAAGGCTTCCTTGACACTGGCCCCTAGCGCTACCCCACAAGGGTTCATATGTTTCAAGACCACACAGGCTGTTTGGCCTTGAAACTCATTGAGGATATCCAAAGCAGCGCTAGCGTCTTGAAGGTTATTATAGGACATTTGCTTGCCGTGCAGTTGAGTGGCTGATTGCAGGGTATAGCTTTCAGCTTGATCGCTGACATAGTGCCAAGCCTTTTGGTGCGGGTTCTCACCATAGCGTAAGCTATCCTCTAGCTTGTAAGACAAGGTCAAAATATCTGGCACTAAGTGATCGACTTGATCAAAGTATCGCGCAATGGCCGCATCATAGGCCGCCGTTCTATGGTAAACCTTGATGGCTAGGCGCCGGCGAGTGGCTGCTGACACCTGTCCAGTCTCTGCTAATTCCGCTAAGACAGCCGGGTAGTCTGCCACATCACAGACGACCGTCACATCTTGATGGTTTTTGGCTGCTGAGCGCAACATGCTTGGCCCACCAATATCGATATTTTCAATCACTTCTACTTCCGTCACGCCTGCTTTCTTGACTGTCTCTTCGAAAGGATAGAGGTTGACACAGACTAAGTCAATATAATCAATTTGATTTTGACTGACTTGCTCACGATGCAAATCAGAGTCACGTTTGGCTAAGAGTCCACCATGGATAGCCGGATGCAGCGTTTTAACTCGGCCTTCCAAAATCTCGGGGAAACCAGTGACAGAGGCTACATCTAAAACCTCTAGGCCTGCATCTTTCAGAAAGGTGGCCGTCCCACCCGTACTAATTAACTCATAGCCAGCCGCCACTAGGCCCTTGGCGAAGTCTAGTAAGCCCGTCTTGTCGCTGACACTTAATAAGGCACGTTTTTTACTCATATTGCCCTCCTTCTCATGCTTGGGTTAGTAATTGATAGACGACCTGTGGCAACAGTTCATGCTCCAAGTCGTGAATGCGTTGCGTTAAATCCTCCAAGGATTCCTCTCTTGGATGTTGGAGACTGGCTTGGGCAATGACCTGGCCACTGTCTAGTTCTTCATTGACATAGTGGACACTAATGCCAATTTCACTATCGCCTGCCCGGTAGGCTTGACCAATGGCATCGACTCCCTTGTATTTTGGCAACAAGGAAGGATGCAAGTTAATCATGGGCCCCTTGTAATGTTCTAATAGGTAAGGAGAAACAATCCGCATGTAGCCAGCCAAGATAATCAGGTCAACTGGCTCAATGGCCTCTAGAATGGCTGCTTCAAACTCATCCTTGCTAGCATACTCCTTAGGACTAAAGACAAAACAGTCAATGCCACGGCTTTGGGCCTTGGCCACAACCGGCGCGCCAGGCTTATCACAGACTAATTTGCTGATGGTCATGACTTCCTTCAGTCGGTCGTCATCGGCTAGGGCTTGAAAATTAGACCCGGTCCCTGAGGCGAAAATCGCAACGCGTTTTTTGGCTTGGGTCATGAGATAACAATCCCTTCTTGGTCAGTTACTTGGCCTAAAACAAAGGCATCTGGCAGGAGGCCCAAGACGGTTTCAACATCTTCAGACTCTAGAACAAAGGCTAGACCAACCCCCATATTGAAGACATGATACATTTCCTCCCATTCTACCTGTCCTACTTGACTCAAATAGTGGAAGATTTCTGGTACTTGATAGGCCTTGCTATCAAGGCTCATACCCAGTCCGGATGCCAAGCAACGAGGTAGGTTTTCATGGAAGCCACCCCCTGTAATATGGGCAATGCCGGCCACTTTGACTTGGGCCATGACGGCTTCTACTTCTTTGGCGTAGATACGCGTAGGGGTTAGGAGGGTCTCACCTAAGGTCGAATTACCAAAGGCTGACTTGAGGTCTAAATCATGGTCGCTAATAATCTTACGAACCAGCGAAAAACCATTTGAATGGACACCACTTGAAGGGACTCCAACCACAACCTGGCCAGCTCGCGTGTTTTCAGGAGAAAGCAAGAGTTCCTTCTCTTGGGCACCTACACAGAAACCCGCAATGTCATACTCGCCGTCTTCATAGAAGCCCGCCATCTCAGCTGTCTCACCACCTACAATGGCACAGCCGGCTTGGACGCAGCCATCGGCCACGCCACTGACAATGGCTTCGATTTGCTCCGGATAGTTCTTACCTACCGCAAGATAATCTAGGAAGAAAAGTGGTTTAGCACCTTGGGCCAAGATATCGTTGACACACATAGCCACCACATCAATCCCAATAGTGTTGTGAATATCAAGCTCAAAGGCCAACTTAAGCTTGGTCCCTACCCCATCGGTACCACTTACCAAGACGGGATTCTTGAAATGATAGGCGCTCAAATCAAAGCAGCCACCAAAACTACCGATGGAGGCTAGCATACCAAGATTCTTGGTTCTGGCTACATGTTTCTTAATGCGTTCGACAGATTCATAACCGGCTTCAAGGCTCACGCCACTGGCTGCATAGTGTTTACTCATGTTGGGCCTCCTTTTTGGCTAAATAGGCTTGTTGGATAGGGGTCAGCGACTCATAGAATTGCTGCTCATAATCGTGTAGACCAGCTACATAGTCGGCAGAAAAGCAGTCCATGCAGAGGCCCTTATTAGGACCTTCAGCCTCTAGGCCAATCGCGTCTTTGAGCCCTTCTTCACTGAGAAAGGCCAAGCTATCTGCATTAATAAGTTGGCAAACTTCCTCCAAACTGTGATTGGCGCAAATCAATTCCCCTGAAGTCGACATATCGATGCCGTAGAAGGATGGGAAGAGAATAGGTGGTGCCGCGATCCGCACATGAACTTCCTTGGCACCGGCCTCCTTAAGTAATTGGACAATCCGCCGCGAGGTAGTCCCCCGCACGATGGAATCATCTACCATGACGACTCGCTTGCCGCCCACAATGGATTTAACGGCAGATAGTTTCATGCGAACCCCTTGCTCCCGTAATTCTTGAGTAGGTTGAATAAAGGTCCGGGCAACGTATTGGTTCTTAATCAAGCCCATTTCATAGGGCAATCCGGATACTTCAGCATAGCCGGTAGCGGCTGAGAGTGATGAATTAGGTACCCCAATTACCATGTCGGCCTGAGCAGGGGCTTCTTGCGCTAGGAGACGGCCAGCACGTTTGCGGGTGGCATGGACATTCTGACCGGCAATGACTGAGTCAGGTCGAGCAAAATATACATATTCCATAGCTGTTACAGCAGGCGCTTGAGGTGCCGCATAGGCTTCAATCCGAATGCCTTGATCGTTGATGACAACATATTGACCGGCCATAATATTGCAGACGAACTCTGCCCCAACCACATCAATGGCACAAGTTTCACTGGCAGCAACATAGGCCCCATTTTTCATCTTGCCAATTACTAGAGGACGTAAGGCATGCTGGTCCACCGCTCCATAGAGGGCATCCTTGGTGACAATCAGATAGGTAAAACCGCCACGCAGTTGATTAAGGCCCTCTTGAAGTTTACCTTCGAAGGTCTCCGCTTGGCTGTGGCGAATGAGGTGAACCAAGACTTCCGTATCAGAGGAAGAATGGAAGATGGCCCCCCGCTCTTCAAGGTGCTTGCGTAATGCGCGAGCATTGACCAAATTCCCATTATGGCAAATTCCCAAATCCATATCATAGAAATGAAAGAGAAAGGGTTGCACATTTTCAATATGATTGCTACCAGAGG
This genomic window contains:
- the purD gene encoding phosphoribosylamine--glycine ligase — translated: MAKVLVVGAGGREHAIAYKFHQEGHQVFLLGDNPAVAEFGTCLSLTEAELIAFCQTEPIDLVFIGPEVYLVDGLVDRLQAAGIRAFGPSAQAAQLEGSKVFSKQMMAKYQIPTAKHESFSDYEAAKQYLAQQASPIVLKADGLAAGKGVIIAQTQEEAQEALKAMMQEAKFADAGGSVVIEEFLEGEEFSLMCFVSDRKVVPMKVAQDHKRALDGDRGLNTGGMGAYLPISHISDQDVAQGLDQVVQPMVDAMSQEGMPFYGILYAGLMKCADGVKTIEFNVRFGDPECEVLLLQLKSSLYQVANAVIDGQDFQLEWDQDAVIGVVLAAKGYPEASVKGSVIKGLDQLSVPVFHMGTRKVANQLTINGGRVLIVCAKGTTLASARQKVYDEIKKIDCPDLFYRQDIGYRSL
- the purH gene encoding bifunctional phosphoribosylaminoimidazolecarboxamide formyltransferase/IMP cyclohydrolase — encoded protein: MSKKRALLSVSDKTGLLDFAKGLVAAGYELISTGGTATFLKDAGLEVLDVASVTGFPEILEGRVKTLHPAIHGGLLAKRDSDLHREQVSQNQIDYIDLVCVNLYPFEETVKKAGVTEVEVIENIDIGGPSMLRSAAKNHQDVTVVCDVADYPAVLAELAETGQVSAATRRRLAIKVYHRTAAYDAAIARYFDQVDHLVPDILTLSYKLEDSLRYGENPHQKAWHYVSDQAESYTLQSATQLHGKQMSYNNLQDASAALDILNEFQGQTACVVLKHMNPCGVALGASVKEAFDKAYEADPVSIFGGIVAINGVVDLATAERLHAIFLEIILAEGYEAEALDLLKKKKNLRLYQIPQGGNLAQAQIKSVRGGLLIQDANQALAEDWRQVTHLAPSEDQKADLEFGLKIVKHVKSNAIVVAKNGQTLGIGAGQMNRVGAAKLALEQAGDKAKGAVLASDAFFPMPDSLEIAADYGISAVVQPGGSIKDQASIDVANEKGVAMVFSITRHFKH
- the purN gene encoding phosphoribosylglycinamide formyltransferase, translating into MTQAKKRVAIFASGTGSNFQALADDDRLKEVMTISKLVCDKPGAPVVAKAQSRGIDCFVFSPKEYASKDEFEAAILEAIEPVDLIILAGYMRIVSPYLLEHYKGPMINLHPSLLPKYKGVDAIGQAYRAGDSEIGISVHYVNEELDSGQVIAQASLQHPREESLEDLTQRIHDLEHELLPQVVYQLLTQA
- the purM gene encoding phosphoribosylformylglycinamidine cyclo-ligase, with product MSKHYAASGVSLEAGYESVERIKKHVARTKNLGMLASIGSFGGCFDLSAYHFKNPVLVSGTDGVGTKLKLAFELDIHNTIGIDVVAMCVNDILAQGAKPLFFLDYLAVGKNYPEQIEAIVSGVADGCVQAGCAIVGGETAEMAGFYEDGEYDIAGFCVGAQEKELLLSPENTRAGQVVVGVPSSGVHSNGFSLVRKIISDHDLDLKSAFGNSTLGETLLTPTRIYAKEVEAVMAQVKVAGIAHITGGGFHENLPRCLASGLGMSLDSKAYQVPEIFHYLSQVGQVEWEEMYHVFNMGVGLAFVLESEDVETVLGLLPDAFVLGQVTDQEGIVIS
- the purF gene encoding amidophosphoribosyltransferase, coding for MRGINEECGVFGIWNHPEASHVTYFGLHSLQHRGQEGAGIVAGSSQGLDNHRGHGLVSEVFRDDSILDRLSGDRAIGHVRYSTSGSNHIENVQPFLFHFYDMDLGICHNGNLVNARALRKHLEERGAIFHSSSDTEVLVHLIRHSQAETFEGKLQEGLNQLRGGFTYLIVTKDALYGAVDQHALRPLVIGKMKNGAYVAASETCAIDVVGAEFVCNIMAGQYVVINDQGIRIEAYAAPQAPAVTAMEYVYFARPDSVIAGQNVHATRKRAGRLLAQEAPAQADMVIGVPNSSLSAATGYAEVSGLPYEMGLIKNQYVARTFIQPTQELREQGVRMKLSAVKSIVGGKRVVMVDDSIVRGTTSRRIVQLLKEAGAKEVHVRIAAPPILFPSFYGIDMSTSGELICANHSLEEVCQLINADSLAFLSEEGLKDAIGLEAEGPNKGLCMDCFSADYVAGLHDYEQQFYESLTPIQQAYLAKKEAQHE